The following are encoded in a window of Salmo trutta chromosome 9, fSalTru1.1, whole genome shotgun sequence genomic DNA:
- the LOC115199886 gene encoding zinc finger protein 462, translating into MDEDSGHLDKSDQMTQGQPGSQQFVSPSQSFQCNHCVLLFKSKYFLLEHMKKVHGVDVDPSQSEGSSTPSESSTPPHSSTHYNSSKKVFSCRHCVFMSSSWTVIIKHEKTYHKAPVRGPGKGGTLKTQKRYLRGKRLNAKVSLPGKKNHKNVSARQLKKGDVGRVNSKSTLKTINIPSSSLLLKNLQTQVGSSGNCSKFRVTPGSSAHESSLNSLQLKMSTLPRPSRARDVTVMSDAPFHSYDQDNGKGVSKVTDERFNSESEQMGSHCCSLCNFSATWLEDLHTHQRSKHSYLFYSVGPSLRDKTVTEQRNLKPETYNGMSLTEPLAKTTKKRTHDDTCLNPAKKNIKTSPNSTVIQSKLSGGTAFTFEVSEDEEEENAWGTELDASGNEMEDQLANGESGDNPKKLYRCKHCDYSHKSSRSVSTHYQRMHPYIRYDFQYIMNPDDWTATFRCLECPVEFAAPDDLKQHYRDHHPEAPNVFMMRSDQLDLVYKCFACPFTISNGKYLKPHYKNKHPKLKMSNPLMYCSFTTKPSEHEPSKSQYVGQTSSLKNAEDVSPERSPTPHKETVDITHTPSKACSASMGVDVELYHCKHCVFSNKSVVVMLVHYQKSHPKAGLTIDSIKQASLATSRKPKDETQVSSENMVLEPFKLPEVKAPNISLSRPDVAQEDAENMFFCQHCNYGNLTVRGVLNHQRSRHRDLKASVEQIHLHTAEVRSQCKTSQGIVIVSPSTPLQNDVAQEEVLKPFKLPEVKSPNTSPPISNVSQADVESPYFCQFCDYCNPTVRGIMNHQKLKHSTRKSTAESIIKHTAVIRSSSNVRGVLNHQMSSHSHLKVTADNVVKHTAEVHGQCEKPQFTAFDSSNSSLKSTVENEVADLFFCQYCNYGNPSVAGVLNHQKLRHRYLQISTNQILQYTSELRSQKSTSQSAGFGAPNSSLLRSDVGNEAGNLFFCQFCNYGDPSMSGIFNHQKRRHGELKTTPDDIFRHTAEVRGQMKTSEESKRVNSTNSSHILPLPLVTEEAVLFCQLCNYSNPTMSGVMDHQRKRHPDLKATHKQILEYTAAMILAQSGKSPHSSFLTSEVFQEELEKFFCQYCDYSNSTVRGILNHQNKMHGDLDTNAAQILRHTVVIQGQTKQSQSKAVHSPNSPHILSRPLLKDEVVDMFFCQLCNYSNPTVIGVLNHQRKRHLDMKLTAKQILEYTATVMGKSQPVREDTLNSSQEEEGKLFYCQHCDYDNPTVRGVLNHQKLRHSDLPATADQVVRYTTIVCSPPKKCITQQPKKSSVKASQSRTQKAAPLRSLKCRKCAYITPHIYLLKRHLRNNHQEKAPITTIMRWAYQDGHLQAGYHCEWCVCSHTEAKGLLRHYRQRHPDKNTGLESIILRLHVGPKTRSKTIKPNTECNVKHENITLRFGEVPKTSPSFHSGEGDTKVYPCRACSFKATSMGGIGSHYRVVHPWSVKEDGSVLDVISSRQTQEPGVHEEQAVHETLRSSETHMCPVCSGEFNTLHGMFTHCGKKHPEYDMKVHEQPDVHETSKPSQRYRCPVCSGEFNTLHGMFTHCGKKHPEYDMKVHEQSDVHETSKPSQRYRCPVCSGEFNTLHGMFTHCGKKHPEYDMKVHEQPDVHETSKPSQRYRCPVCSGEFNTLHGMLTHCGKKHPEYDPSTCEKKPESSTGDGTLVFKCSICPYVNSRSHGVLTHCQMRHPATKARTERLEQEIVHFSDPDECVKVRSGKRIGLAGFQCNMCPVIHAKFKKLKAHYEMDHKRSASNMFKPALKQSAAIKKQLLSKYRGSQTSIAQAAILKNRKTVIVKCHLCKYFCTTKKGLARHLRINHSTVAPIEDKEFSYKCALCSYTTLICKYLAAHYRRQHDNAAFNNHFVPAFRPHRIPPTSPHHKASLSQETKSPGEKRNCSLCFFQCLSEKGMVSHYVICHPGVSHSMHKSSELRPINTLHSPPKPRNRHRQQKPVCKLFDPQCEKGSALRPVECKKCVKLFFNSDLLLSIHYTNFHNEDFKRDFTILSKTSEIGTEFYRCGYCNLQIQGSADLGSHLDHHNEEFQTLENGQKRKQHLSEPPIKTKSVTHERQELPDVLTAVESDSHWIVTKVESVATGMDPMGSPSPVPSTTEPEGGSAGEECKHCGRTFMSLKGLRSHERSHAATAALKRLDNVPHQQKQMFDRHIRHRPGTIKPFHCGLCQYRTTILSLLKNHLLKVHGAEYPSKNLPSSVTGSQDKEHTLRASEEAPNLPEPQEGNNMSDDSEETDLTEKPVYLEPPDVQRQLNHYRQVAQASRHPAQQGTATTQDALFVCEFCIYTSTHIKSMRRHYINRHNGKRLVRCKDCSFFTGFRKKLDMHIETAHASSATEAPKDLRCPLCLYHTKNKNCMIDHILLHREEPVAPIEVRRPRLSRYLQGLVFRCHKCTFTSSSDEKLHLHMLIKHDDIKPYKCRLCYFDFTQLSELEAHLCDKHQVVRNHELVGQVHLEELETRLGRVNREKEMKCDQELGNEEEINKHGEKQGLEEEEENADKLRNKEKEETNRRHSEKQQVLEEGENIEKLGKEEEKDQEETNRRLKETQGLKEGDTVEEKRFEKKGENIVPKKYEFQGYENKGNVEEKSMDCEENQGQQDEVNKDGDNEVSENSAQSSEFYQSHDFSYEENKEEQYEECHGELEHEDKEMAEEQFMDFEEENRDLGEMDIGEQNNQYHEMPVLKNEACNYHEMPVLENEEGKEETHRNPSEKQEHEEEVVKNDSLKPECNTKQEQGSVEDEKSEENPMSDDKQDHENGNTSAPKDASATLRIIPSTRNENALSCKLCGRTLMNSTDLERHVMRHGL; encoded by the exons ATGGACGAAG ATTCCGGGCACCTCGACAAGTCTGACCAAATGACCCAAGGTCAACCAGGCTCTCAACAATTCGTGTCTCCAAGTCAGTCATTCCAGTGTAACCATTGTGTCCTCCTCTTCAAATCAAAGTATTTCCTCCTTGAACACATGAAGAAGGTGCATGGCGTTGATGTGGATCCTTCGCAAAGTGAAGGGAGTTCTACTCCCTCCGAGAGTTCCACACCACCTCACAGTAGCACTCACTACAACAGTTCAAAAAAGGTTTTCTCTTGCCGGCATTGTGTGTTTATGTCTTCCAGTTGGACAGTTATTATCAAACATGAAAAAACATATCACAAGGCGCCGGTAAGGGGTCCTGGTAAGGGCGGGACCTTGAAAACACAGAAACGGTATTTGAGGGGCAAGCGTCTCAATGCCAAAGTGTCACTGCCAGGTAAGAAGAATCACAAAAATGTGTCAGCACGCCAACTCAAAAAAGGGGACGTGGGGAGAGTGAATTCCAAGTCTACCTTAAAAACCATAAACATTCCTAGCTCTAGTTTATTGTTGAAGAACCTGCAAACTCAAGTGGGATCCTCAGGAAATTGTTCTAAATTCAGAGTCACACCTGGAAGTTCAGCGCATGAATCATCTTTAAATTCCTTGCAACTGAAGATGTCCACCCTCCCAAGGCCATCACGTGCGCGTGATGTGACCGTCATGTCAGATGCGCCTTTCCATAGCTATGACCAAGACAATGGTAAAGGTGTTTCTAAAGTAACTGACGAGAGATTTAATTCAGAAAGTGAACAGATGGGCTCTCACTGCTGCTCGCTCTGCAACTTCTCTGCGACTTGGTTGGAAGATCTTCACACTCACCAGCGAAGTAAGCACAGTTACCTTTTTTACAGCGTGGGGCCAAGTCTGCGGGACAAAACGGTGACAGAACAGCGGAATCTCAAACCTGAAACGTATAATGGAATGTCACTGACAGAGCCATTAGCTAAAACCACCAAGAAGAGAACGCATGATGACACCTGTTTAAATCCTGCAAAGaaaaatatcaaaacaagccCCAACAGTACAGTCATCCAAAGTAAGCTATCAGGGGGCACTGCTTTCACCTTTGAGGTTAgcgaggatgaagaggaggaaaatGCCTGGGGAACTGAACTAGATGCCTCAGGAAATGAAATGGAAGATCAGTTGGCAAATGGAGAAAGCGGGGACAACCCCAAAAAACTTTATCGTTGCAAACACTGTGACTACAGTCACAAGTCATCTCGCAGTGTGAGCACCCATTACCAGAGAATGCACCCTTACATCAGGTATGACTTTCAGTACATCATGAATCCAGATGATTGGACTGCCACCTTCCGTTGCTTGGAGTGTCCTGTTGAGTTTGCCGCCCCTGATGACCTTAAGCAGCACTATAGGGATCATCACCCAGAAGCTCCAAATGTGTTCATGATGCGATCAGATCAACTTGATTTGGTGTACAAGTGCTTTGCCTGCCCATTCACCATTTCTAATGGCAAGTACTTGAAACCCCATTACAAAAACAAGCATCCAAAACTGAAAATGAGCAATCCCTTAATGTACTGCAGTTTTACTACCAAACCCTCTGAACATGAACCCTCTAAATCACAATATGTAGGGCAAACCTCCAGCCTAAAGAATGCAGAGGATGTCTCTCCTGAGAGGTCTCCGACCCCACATAAAGAAACTGTTGATATCACCCATACACCCTCAAAAGCATGTTCTGCTTCCATGGGAGTGGATGTGGAACTATACCACTGCAAACATTGTGTATTCAGCAATAAGTCAGTGGTTGTCATGCTTGTCCACTACCAAAAAAGCCACCCGAAGGCAGGATTGACAATTGACAGCATAAAACAAGCATCTCTTGCCACTTCCAGGAAACCTAAGGACGAAACACAGGTGTCTTCTGAAAATATGGTTTTGGAGCCATTCAAACTCCCAGAAGTTAAGGCCCCCAACATTTCCCTCTCCAGACCAGATGTTGCACAGGAAGATGCAGAGAACATGTTTTTCTGCCAGCATTGCAACTATGGCAACCTCACAGTGAGGGGGGTGTTGAATCACCAAAGGTCAAGACACCGTGATCTCAAGGCTTCTGTTGAGCAGATACACCTCCATACTGCTGAGGTTCGTAGTCAATGTAAAACATCACAGGGCATCGTAATAGTCTCACCTAGCACTCCCCTCCAAAATGATGTTGCACAGGAAGAAGTTTTAAAGCCATTCAAACTTCCAGAAGTTAAGTCTCCGAACACATCCCCTCCCATATCCAATGTTTCACAGGCAGATGTTGAGAGTCCATATTTCTGCCAGTTTTGTGACTATTGCAACCCCACAGTGAGAGGCATTATGAATCATCAGAAGTTAAAACACAGTACTCGTAAGTCAACTGCTGAAAGTATAATCAAACATACTGCTGTGATTCGTAGCAGCTCCAATGTGAGAGGGGTTTTGAATCATCAGATGTCGTCTCATAGTCATCTCAAGGTGACTGCTGATAATGTCGTCAAACATACTGCTGAGGTTCATGGTCAATGTGAAAAGCCTCAGTTTACTGCATTTGACTCATCTAACTCCTCTTTAAAATCCACTGTTGAGAATGAGGTAGCTGACTTGTTTTTTTGCCAGTACTGCAACTATGGCAACCCCAGTGTTGCAGGGGTTTTGAATCATCAGAAATTAAGACATCGCTATCTTCAGATTTCCACTAATCAGATTCTTCAATATACATCTGAGCTTCGTAGTCAAAAATCTACATCTCAGTCTGCTGGATTTGGGGCCCCTAACTCCTCTCTCCTCAGATCTGATGTTGGGAATGAGGCAGGTAACTTGTTTTTCTGCCAGTTTTGCAACTATGGAGATCCCTCAATGAGCGGGATTTTTAATCATCAGAAGAGAAGACACGGTGAACTCAAAACAACCCCTGATGACATCTTCAGGCATACTGCTGAGGTTCGAGGGCAAATGAAAACATCAGAAGAGTCTAAAAGAGTCAACTCAACGAACTCTTCTCACATCTTACCTCTTCCTCTTGTGACAGAAGAGGCTGTGTTATTTTGTCAGCTTTGCAACTATAGCAATCCAACCATGAGTGGGGTTATGGATCATCAAAGGAAAAGACACCCTGATCTTAAGGCAACTCATAAACAAATCCTTGAATATACTGCTGCTATGATTTTGGCCCAATCTGGAAAATCACCTCACTCATCATTCTTAACGTCTGAGGTTTTCCAAGAAGAATTAGAGAAGTTCTTCTGCCAGTATTGTGACTATAGCAATTCTACAGTAAGGGGGATTTTGAATCATCAAAATAAAATGCATGGTGATCTCGACACAAATGCTGCGCAGATCTTAAGGCATACTGTTGTGATTCAAGGGCAAACCAAACAATCTCAGTCAAAAGCAGTCCACTCACCCAACTCTCCTCACATCTTGTCTCGTCCTCTTTTGAAGGACGAGGTTGTAGACATGTTTTTCTGTCAGCTTTGCAACTATAGCAATCCAACAGTGATAGGGGTTTTGAATCATCAAAGGAAAAGACACCTTGACATGAAACTAACTGCTAAGCAAATCCTTGAATATACTGCTACAGTTATGGGCAAATCCCAGCCAGTACGAGAAGACACCCTTAACTCATCCCAAGAAGAAGAGGGGAAGTTGTTTTACTGCCAGCATTGTGACTATGACAATCCCACAGTTAGGGGGGTTTTGAATCATCAGAAATTAAGACATAGTGATCTGCCGGCTACTGCGGATCAAGTTGTCCGGTATACTACCATTGTTtgtagcccccccaaaaaatgtataacCCAACAACCTAAAAAGTCCTCTGTGAAAGCTTCACAATCTCGCACGCAGAAAGCTGCACCGCTCAGGTCCTTAAAATGCCGCAAATGCGCTTATATAACTCCCCATATATATCTTTTGAAAAGGCATCTGAGGAATAACCACCAAGAGAAAGCCCCAATCACAACGATTATGCGTTGGGCTTACCAAGATGGCCATTTACAAGCAGGTTATCATTGcgagtggtgtgtttgttcacaCACTGAAGCGAAGGGACTCCTCCGGCACTACCGTCAACGTCATCCAGATAAAAATACGGGACTTGAGTCCATCATCCTGAGGTTACATGTTGGCCCTAAGACTCGATCTAAAACAATTAAGCCTAACACAGAGTGCAATGTTAAACATGAAAATATTACCCTCAGGTTTGGGGAAGTTCCGAAGACCTCCCCATCTTTTCATTCCGGAGAAGGTGACACAAAAGTTTATCCATGCCGAGCATGTTCTTTTAAGGCTACTTCAATGGGGGGTATTGGCAGCCACTACCGTGTAGTTCATCCATGGTCTGTCAAGGAAGATGGATCTGTGTTAGATGTCATTAGTAGTAGGCAGACCCAAGAGCCAGGGGTCCATGAAGAGCAAGCTGTTCACGAAACCTTGAGGTCAAGCGAGACACATATGTGCCCTGTCTGTTCAGGAGAGTTCAACACCCTCCATGGTATGTTTACTCATTGTGGAAAGAAACATCCAGAATATGATATGAAGGTCCATGAACAGCCTGATGTTCATGAAACCTCAAAGCCAAGCCAGCGATATAGGTGCCCTGTCTGTTCCGGAGAGTTCAACACCCTCCATGGTATGTTTACTCATTGTGGAAAGAAACATCCAGAATATGATATGAAGGTCCATGAACAGTCTGATGTTCATGAAACCTCAAAGCCAAGCCAGCGATATAGGTGCCCTGTCTGTTCCGGAGAGTTCAACACCCTCCATGGTATGTTTACTCATTGTGGAAAGAAACATCCAGAATATGATATGAAGGTCCATGAACAGCCTGATGTTCATGAAACCTCAAAGCCAAGCCAGCGATATAGGTGCCCTGTCTGTTCCGGAGAGTTCAACACCCTCCATGGTATGTTAACTCACTGTGGAAAGAAACATCCGGAATATGATCCATCAACTTGTGAAAAGAAACCTGAATCTAGTACAGGTGATGGGACTCTGGTATTCAAGTGTTCAATCTGTCCGTATGTGAACTCTCGCTCTCATGGTGTTCTAACTCACTGCCAGATGAGGCATCCAGCCACCAAAGCCAGAACTGAGAGACTTGAACAAGAAATTGTACACTTCAGTGACCCAGATGAATGTGTGAAAGTCCGATCGGGTAAGAGGATAGGATTGGCAGGCTTCCAGTGCAATATGTGTCCAGTCATCCATGCAAAATTCAAGAAGTTGAAAGCTCACTATGAGATGGATCACAAACGATCTGCCTCCAATATGTTCAAACCGGCCTTGAAACAATCCGCTGCCATTAAAAAACAGCTGCTCTCCAAATATAGAGGCTCCCAGACCTCAATTGCCCAAGCTGCCATTTTAAAAAATAGGAAAACCGTCATAGTCAAGTGCCACCTTTGCAAGTACTTTTGCACCACTAAAAAGGGTCTTGCCCGCCATCTTCGCATTAACCACAGTACAGTGGCTCCAATTGAGGACAAAGAGTTTTCCTACAAGTGTGCACTGTGCTCGTATACGACTTTGATTTGTAAGTACCTTGCAGCCCACTATAGGAGGCAACATGACAATGCCGCTTTCAACAACCACTTTGTTCCAGCATTCAGACCTCACCGCATTCCTCCAACCTCACCGCACCATAAGGCTTCTTTGAGTCAGGAAACCAAATCACCTGGTGAGAAGAgaaactgttctctctgttttttCCAATGTCTTAGTGAAAAAGGCATGGTCTCCCATTATGTGATTTGCCATCCAGGAGTCTCTCACAGCATGCACAAATCTAGCGAACTCCGACCGATTAACACACTGCACTCTCCCCCCAAGCCGAGAAATCGCCACAGGCAACAAAAACCTGTCTGCAAGTTATTTGATCCACAATGTGAGAAAGGCAGTGCATTGCGTCCAGTTGAATGCAAGAAATGTGTGAAATTATTCTTCAATTCAGATCTCCTGCTAAGTATCCACTACACCAATTTCCACAACGAAGATTTCAAACGGGACTTCACTATACTTTCAAAGACTTCAGAGATTGGCACAGAGTTCTACAGATGTGGATACTGTAACCTCCAAATCCAGGGCAGTGCGGACCTCGGCTCCCATCTTGACCATCATAATGAAGAGTTTCAGACGCTGGAAAATGGACAGAAGAGGAAACAACACCTTAGTGAGCCACCAATAAAGACCAAGTCTGTTACG CATGAAAGACAAGAACTGCCCGATGTTCTGACGGCAGTGGAATCGGACAGTCATTGGATTGTGACAAAGGTGGAATCTGTTGCAACAGGGATGGATCCAATGGGGTCCCCTTCCCCTGTGCCGTCGACAACAGAACCAGAGGGGGGGTCAGCAGGAGAGGAGTGCAAGCACTGCGGGCGAACTTTCATGTCTTTGAAAGGTTTACGCTCACACGAGCGGAGCCATGCAGCTACGGCAGCGCTCAAACGGCTGGACAACGTACCACATCAACAGAAGCAGAT GTTTGACCGCCATATTAGACATCGCCCCGGGACCATCAAACCCTTCCATTGTGGGCTCTGTCAGTACAGAACTACCATCTTGAGCCTCTTGAAGAACCACCTGCTCAAAGTACATGGTG CTGAGTACCCATCTAAGAACCTTCCTTCCTCCGTGACCGGTAGCCAGGACAAGGAACACACCCTGAGGGCCAGTGAAGAGGCCCCTAACCTGCCAGAACCTCAGGAAGGCAATAACATGTCTGATGATTCTGAGGAAACAGACCTCACTGAAA AACCAGTGTACTTGGAGCCCCCAGATGTCCAGCGGCAGCTCAACCACTACAGGCAGGTGGCTCAGGCTTCCAGACATCCAGCCCAACAGGGCACCGCGACCACTCAAGATGCCTTATTCGTCTGTGAGTTTTGTATCTACACCTCAACACACATCAAGAGTATGCGCCGGCACTACATAAATCGGCACAATGGGAAAAGGCTGGTGAGGTGCAAGGACTGCTCCTTTTTCACGGGCTTCAG GAAGAAGTTGGATATGCACATAGAGACGGCACATGCCAGTAGCGCAACAGAAGCTCCTAAGGACCTACGCTGCCCTCTCTGTCTTTACCACACCAAAAACAAAAACTGCATGATCGACCACATCCTCCTCCATCGTG AGGAGCCGGTGGCCCCGATAGAGGTGCGTCGTCCAAGGCTATCGCGATATCTCCAGGGCCTCGTGTTCCGCTGCCACAAGTGCACCTTCACCAGTTCCAGTGACGAGAAGCTGCATCTGCACATGCTCATTAAGCACGACGATATCAAGCCGTACAAATGCAGACTGTGCTACTTTGACTTCACACAGCTGAGCGAGTTGGAGGCACACCTATGCGATAAGCACCAG GTCGTGAGGAACCATGAGCTGGTGGGACAGGTCCATCTGGAGGAACTGGAGACCAGACTGGGCAGAGTCAACCGAGAAAAGGAAATGAAATGTGACCAGGAATTAGGAAATGAAgaagaaataaataaacatggtgAGAAACAAgggctggaggaagaggaggagaatgcTGACAAGCTAAGAAACAAAGAGAAGGAAGAAACCAACCGCAGACATAGTGAGAAGCAGCAGGtgctggaggagggagagaacatAGAGAAGCTaggaaaagaagaagagaaagaccagGAAGAAACTAACAGAAGACTTAAAGAAACTCAAGGGCTTAAAGAAGGGGATACCGTTGAGGAAAAAAGGTTCGAGAAAAAAGGGGAGAACATTGTCCCCAAGAAATATGAATTTCAAGGATATGAGAACAAAGGGAACGTAGAAGAAAAATCCATGGACTGTGAAGAGAACCAAGGGCAACAAGATGAGGTGAACAAAGATGGAGATAATGAGGTGTCAGAGAACAGTGCCCAAAGCAGTGAATTCTATCAGAGCCATGATTTTAGTTATGAGGAGAACAAGGAGGAACAATATGAAGAATGCCATGGGGAACTCGAGCATGAGGATAAGGAGATGGCAGAGGAACAATTTATGGACTTTGAGGAAGAGAACCGAGACCTTGGAGAGATGGACATAGGAGAACAAAACAACCAATATCATGAGATGCCAGTGCTTAAAAATGAAGCCTGCAACTATCATGAAATGCCAGTGCTTGAAAATGAAGAGGGCAAAGAGGAAACACACAGGAATCCTAGTGAGAAACAGGAacatgaggaggaggtggtgaAGAATGACAGCCTGAAACCTGAGTGCAATACAAAACAGGAGCAAGGGTCTGTAGAGGACGAAAAGTCTGAAGAAAACCCCATGAGTGACGATAAGCAAGATCATGAAAATGGCAACACATCTGCACCAAAAG ATGCCTCCGCTACCTTGAGGATAATTCCATCGACCAGAAATGAAAATGCGCTTTCTTGCAAGCTCTGTGGCCGAACTCTCATGAACAGCACTGACCTGGAACGACATGTGATGCGCCATGGCTTGTAA
- the coq2 gene encoding 4-hydroxybenzoate polyprenyltransferase, mitochondrial — translation MMLPARLTSQVVLNPWRLRHHGTCYSNLPSLSSNYLKNQRKTAVSTHHTENSPQSWLLSPSTRHDATRKRLFSLSAAGIVNSAPAPMQPYLRLMRLDKPIGTWLLYLPCTWSIGLAADPGCLPHLGMLTLFGTGALLMRGAGCTINDMWDKDFDKKVARTATRPIAAGEITQMQALVFLGGQLSLALGVLLCLNYYSIALGAASLSLVVTYPLMKRITYWPQLVLGLTFNWGALLGWSAVIGSCEWSVCLPLYFSGVMWTLIYDTIYAHQDKDDDIRVGVKSTALRFQEQTKPWLSGFMVAMMSGLIVAGVNAEQTLPYYATLSTVAIHLTHQIYTLDINKPEDCWKKFVSNRNLGLLLFLGIVCGNLWKERRDTSLQND, via the exons atgatGCTCCCTGCCAGATTAACTTCTCAGGTCGTTCTGAACCCCTGGAGGCTGCGTCACCATGGGACCTGCTACTCCAACCTCCCTAGCCTCTCCAGCAATTACCTGAAGAATCAGAGAAAAACCGCGGTCTCTACCCACCACACCGAAAATAGCCCGCAATCATGGTTGTTAAGTCCATCAACCAGACATGATGCCACCAGGAAAAGACTGTTCAGCCTGTCAGCGGCTGGGATTGTCAACTCTGCCCCAGCGCCCATGCAGCCCTACCTCAGATTAATGAGACTTGACAAACCAATCG GAACATGGTTGTTGTACCTGCCTTGCACTTGGAGCATCGGCCTGGCTGCAGACCCAGGCTGCCTCCCACATCTGGGCATGCTCACGTTATTCGGCACCGGGGCCCTGCTGATGAGAGGGGCTGGCTGCACCATCAATGACATGTGGGACAAGGACTTTGACAAGAAG GTTGCCAGGACAGCTACTCGGCCAATTGCTGCAGGGGAGATCACTCAGATGCAGGCCCTAGTCTTCTTGGGGGGTCAGCTTTCTCTGGCATTGGGGGTCCTGCTTTGTCTCAATTATTACAG TATAGCTCTTGGAGCTGCTTCCCTGTCTCTGGTAGTCACATATCCACTAATGAAGAGGATCACCTACTGGCCACAGCTTGTATTGG GACTGACCTTCAATTGGGGAGCACTGCTTGGTTGGTCAGCGGTCATAGGCTCCTGTGAGTGGTCGGTGTGCCTTCCTCTGTATTTCTCAGGAGTGATGTGGACATTAATTTATGACACCATCTATGCCCATCAG GACAAAGATGACGACATTAGGGTAGGGGTCAAGTCTACAGCATTGAGGTTCCAGGAGCAGACCAAGCCGTGGCTCAGTGGGTTCATGGTGGCCATGATGTCAGGGCTGATTGTGGCTGGGGTCAACGCAGAACAGACTCTGCCTTATTATGCAACACTGTCCACTGTGGCTATTCACCTCACACATCAG ATCTACACATTGGACATCAACAAACCAGAGGACTGCTGGAAAAAATTTGTTTCAAACAGAAACCTTGGACTACTCCTGTTCTTAGGAATAGTCTGTGGAAACTTGTGGAAAGAAAGAAGAGACACTTCATTGCAAAATGATTAA
- the mboat4 gene encoding membrane-bound ghrelin O-acyltransferase mboat4 translates to MEPIQWLCEQHPFLTYQCFSIPFAFLFYVLAKQGCLSLTYRYLFLASGGCILAVVTMGVYSLLLLVSTVIFVLLVCSLSPERVHPWVFGLQMGWQTFWHLLIQYREYYLNEPTDSRLLLSVSSLMLLTQRVTSVSMDLQDGGRATLMTQCRVFLPLISYALNFTALLGGPLSSFDQFVYFVEQITISPPPQPLSVISYKGFQVLSLEWARNYLTRLLRDNASSLSVSNNVLTDVLWIWGLAVVLRIRYYSHWKISECLNNAAGLGFRGMVKEDSPNWSGLSDGDLWTTEMSCQVSEFARRWNGTTATWLRRLVFQRCKTAPLVMTFGFSIWWHGIHLGQFVGFLVWAAAVRADYQIHKYLKPKLTSTRRRLVRTCLCWLNTQMVMACVVIAIELRSTSSLRILGLTYTGVFPLLNVLFIFIV, encoded by the exons ATGGAGCCAATCCAGTGGCTGTGTGAGCAGCATCCATTTCTGACGTACCAATGTTTTTCCATTCCCTTTGCTTTTCTATTCTACGTCTTGGCTAAACAGGGATGTCTCTCTTTGACATACAG GTACCTCTTCTTGGCATCCGGAGGCTGTATCCTAGCAGTTGTCACCATGGGTGTATACAGCTTGCTTCTGCTCGTCTCCACTGTGATCTTTGTGCTGCTGGTGTGTTCACTGAGCCCAGAGCGTGTCCATCCATGGGTCTTTGGACTGCAGATGGGTTGGCAAACATTCTGGCACCTGCTCATACAGTACAGAGAATACTACCTCAATGAGCCCACTGATTCCAG GCTTCTCCTATCAGTGTCCTCCTTGATGCTACTCACCCAGAGAGTCACCTCCGTGTCAATGGACCTACAGGACGGGGGCAGGGCGACATTAATGACCCAATGCCGGGTCTTTCTCCCACTCATCAGCTATGCACTAAACTTCACTGCCTTGCTCGGCGGACCCCTGTCCTCGTTTGACCAATTTGTATATTTTGTAGAGCAGATAACCATCAGCCCTCCTCCCCAGCCTCTGTCTGTTATATCCTACAAGGGCTTTCAGGTGTTATCTCTGGAGTGGGCTAGGAACTATCTCACTCGTCTCCTCAGAGACAATGCCTCCAGTTTGTCCGTCTCCAACAACGTCCTCACCGATGTCTTGTGGATATGGGGCCTTGCTGTGGTGTTGAGGATCAGATACTACTCCCACTGGAAGATCAGTGAGTGTCTGAATAATGCTGCTGGGCTTGGGTTCAGGGGGATGGTCAAGGAGGACAGCCCAAACTGGAGCGGCCTGTCTGACGGTGATCTTTGGACCACAGAGATGTCCTGCCAGGTGTCCGAATTTGCCCGTCGGTGGAATGGTACGACAGCTACATGGCTACGTAGGCTGGTTTTCCAAAGATGCAAGACCGCTCCGCTGGTAATGACATTTGGGTTTTCAATCTGGTGGCATGGCATACATCTGGGTCAGTTTGTAGGTTTTCTTGTCTGGGCTGCAGCTGTGAGAGCAGACTACCAGATACACAAGTACTTGAAACCAAAGCTCACGTCTACTAGGAGGAGATTGGTGCGCACATGTCTGTGTTGGTTAAACACTCAAATGGTCATGGCGTGTGTTGTTATTGCAATCGAGCTTCGAAGCACTTCCTCTTTGAGAATATTGGGTCTGACATACACTGGCGTTTTCCCTCTTCTTAATGTTCTATTTATCTTCATTGTATGA